From Staphylococcus sp. M0911, a single genomic window includes:
- a CDS encoding DUF1700 domain-containing protein yields MNKDTYLKQLISHLKHMDKDEKKDIYNEYETHFVSGKNEGKSEEEIAKHLGNPKMIAKELNASLAIDKVNEKKNAKNILSAILAVMGLGLLNFFIVLVPAFFLFMFLLTLVVFTITLLSAPVFLIIKYITEGVNSIILYDVYMSGFMFGVGLMLLAISIFLCHWILKLTIMYLKWNISIVKGSVHS; encoded by the coding sequence ATGAATAAAGATACTTATCTAAAACAACTCATAAGTCATTTAAAACATATGGATAAAGATGAGAAAAAGGATATCTATAATGAGTACGAAACACATTTTGTAAGTGGTAAAAATGAAGGTAAATCTGAAGAAGAGATTGCAAAACATTTAGGAAATCCTAAGATGATTGCTAAAGAATTAAATGCTTCATTGGCTATTGATAAAGTTAATGAGAAAAAGAATGCAAAAAATATTTTGAGTGCTATTTTAGCGGTCATGGGTTTAGGATTACTTAATTTCTTTATTGTATTAGTACCGGCATTCTTTTTATTTATGTTTTTGCTTACTTTAGTTGTATTTACAATCACACTCTTAAGTGCACCAGTATTTTTAATTATTAAATATATTACTGAAGGTGTAAATTCTATTATTTTATATGATGTTTATATGAGTGGTTTCATGTTTGGTGTCGGTTTAATGCTATTAGCTATTAGCATTTTCTTATGTCATTGGATACTTAAATTAACGATTATGTATTTAAAATGGAATATCTCAATTGTGAAAGGAAGTGTTCATTCATGA
- a CDS encoding ribulokinase: protein MSYSIGIDYGTASGRVILVNTSDGKIVSSYEETYQHGTIAEELGGETLPHNYFLQHAGDYHHVLENGVKHVLEESQVNKDEVVGIGVDFTSCTVVFLDENFKPLHMNEDLANHPHAYVKLWKHHGAQDEATQMVEANEKANQNWLDYYGHSVNSEWMIPKILEVKHKAPELLERSHYIMEAGDYMTSLLVNQNIRSNCGIGFKGFYDEVNGFNYDFFETVDPELPQIVKDKCEAPVIQIGDSAGSLSEYYQNLWGLSSNVQISPYMIDAHSGVLGAGAIEKGEFTPVIGTSTCHLMLDPKQEPIPSITGSVKDAIIPGLYAYEAGQAAVGDLFSYSERMAPQHIVEEAAKQDKSVLEYLETLASQISVEDQHVVVLDWHNGNRSILSDSHLTGSVFGLTLQTPFEMVHRAYLESTAFGTKMIMKQFEDNDIPVHTVYASGGIPKKSQLLVDIYANVLNKKVLVLESSNATALGAAMLGANVGGAYDTLRETVQHMKQPVYYEKQPDPEKVKHYEKLFDKYQKLHDLLGREHPELSYIHETE from the coding sequence ATGAGTTATAGTATTGGTATCGATTACGGCACAGCATCTGGTCGTGTCATTTTAGTAAATACATCTGATGGAAAAATTGTTTCAAGTTATGAAGAGACTTATCAACATGGTACCATCGCTGAAGAATTAGGTGGAGAAACCTTACCCCATAATTACTTCTTACAACATGCTGGTGATTATCACCACGTATTAGAAAACGGTGTGAAACACGTTTTAGAAGAAAGCCAAGTTAATAAAGATGAGGTCGTAGGTATTGGTGTTGACTTTACTAGTTGTACAGTCGTCTTTTTAGATGAAAATTTCAAACCATTACATATGAATGAAGACCTAGCAAATCATCCTCATGCCTATGTTAAATTATGGAAACATCATGGCGCTCAAGACGAAGCAACTCAAATGGTTGAAGCCAATGAAAAAGCCAATCAAAATTGGTTAGATTATTATGGCCATAGTGTAAACAGTGAGTGGATGATTCCAAAAATTCTCGAAGTAAAACATAAAGCACCTGAGTTATTAGAACGTTCCCATTATATAATGGAAGCTGGAGATTATATGACGAGCTTACTCGTCAATCAAAATATTCGCTCTAACTGTGGTATAGGATTCAAAGGATTCTATGATGAGGTGAATGGCTTTAATTATGATTTCTTTGAAACTGTAGATCCAGAATTACCACAAATCGTCAAAGATAAATGTGAAGCACCTGTCATTCAAATTGGAGATAGCGCTGGTTCATTATCAGAGTACTATCAAAACTTATGGGGACTATCCTCAAATGTACAGATTTCCCCTTACATGATTGATGCCCACTCTGGCGTTTTAGGTGCAGGTGCAATTGAAAAAGGTGAATTCACACCGGTTATAGGAACAAGCACGTGTCACTTAATGTTAGACCCGAAACAAGAACCTATCCCTTCTATTACAGGTTCAGTTAAAGACGCTATTATTCCAGGGTTATATGCTTACGAAGCGGGTCAAGCAGCTGTAGGTGATTTATTTAGTTACTCTGAACGAATGGCTCCACAACATATCGTTGAAGAAGCAGCGAAACAAGATAAGAGCGTCTTAGAATATTTAGAAACACTTGCATCACAAATTTCTGTTGAAGACCAACACGTAGTTGTCTTAGACTGGCACAATGGTAATAGAAGTATTTTAAGTGATAGCCATTTAACAGGTAGTGTCTTTGGCTTAACATTGCAAACACCTTTTGAAATGGTTCATCGTGCTTACTTAGAATCTACTGCTTTCGGTACTAAAATGATTATGAAACAATTCGAAGATAATGATATTCCAGTTCATACTGTTTATGCTTCTGGCGGTATTCCTAAGAAAAGTCAATTACTCGTCGACATCTATGCTAACGTATTAAATAAAAAAGTTCTCGTCTTAGAATCTTCAAACGCAACAGCATTAGGCGCTGCTATGTTGGGCGCAAATGTGGGTGGTGCATATGATACATTAAGAGAAACCGTACAACACATGAAGCAACCTGTATACTATGAAAAACAACCAGACCCAGAAAAAGTAAAACATTATGAAAAACTATTTGATAAATATCAAAAACTCCATGATTTACTTGGTCGTGAACATCCAGAACTATCATATATCCACGAAACAGAATAA
- a CDS encoding DUF805 domain-containing protein has protein sequence MREKVGFKASFKLFWSNYFNFKGRSRRSEYWFMQLWHLIFMCPAIILMIIGYPSLFLGAFNESSGALGVGIICIFIGTIYILIYSLATIIPNLAILARRFHDTSRSMLIPMIAFVIGVLLNVFNIVINASGLIDNVGVLITYYIIALICLVFGVYNIVVSCLDSKKESNKYGPSPKYEMNEPVNEPNYNPVDKAKLYRNTTNEI, from the coding sequence ATGAGAGAAAAAGTTGGTTTTAAAGCATCATTTAAATTATTTTGGTCAAATTATTTTAATTTTAAAGGGAGATCTAGACGTAGTGAATATTGGTTTATGCAATTATGGCATTTAATCTTTATGTGTCCTGCCATTATACTTATGATTATTGGTTACCCAAGTTTATTCTTAGGTGCATTTAATGAAAGTAGTGGCGCTTTAGGTGTTGGGATTATTTGTATATTTATTGGGACTATTTATATACTCATTTATTCATTGGCTACCATTATTCCTAATTTGGCTATTTTAGCACGTCGCTTCCATGACACTTCTCGTTCAATGTTGATTCCAATGATTGCGTTTGTCATTGGGGTATTATTGAATGTATTTAATATTGTTATTAATGCTAGTGGCCTAATAGATAATGTAGGCGTATTGATCACATATTATATTATCGCTTTAATCTGTCTCGTATTCGGTGTTTATAATATTGTGGTGAGTTGCTTAGATAGTAAGAAGGAAAGCAACAAATATGGCCCAAGTCCTAAATATGAAATGAACGAACCGGTTAACGAACCGAATTACAATCCAGTTGACAAAGCGAAGTTATATCGCAATACAACAAATGAAATTTAA
- a CDS encoding ABC transporter ATP-binding protein encodes MSLHIDHVTKKFNQFTAVNDISIHLEKGKMLGFLGRNGAGKTTTFRMILGLSEPTEGHITYDGHAIDQSMYNRIGYLPEERGLHPKMTVEDELTYLATLKGMSKSDIKKNIDYWLKRFAITENRHKRIDALSKGNQQKIQLLASMLHQPELLILDEPFSGLDPVNVELLKSAVKDLNDQGSTIIYSSHRMEHVEELCDDVCILNHGELVVSGDIHDVKASHGYKQVIIETDKSMPDIADIEGVLDIETNKRHIKVTIQDESVAENVYHQVISHGYVRRFQVLEPSLKDIFIDKVGDLHE; translated from the coding sequence ATGTCATTACATATTGATCATGTGACGAAGAAGTTCAATCAATTTACAGCAGTCAATGATATTTCTATCCATCTTGAAAAAGGGAAAATGCTAGGCTTTTTAGGACGTAATGGTGCAGGTAAGACAACTACCTTTAGAATGATATTAGGATTAAGTGAACCAACTGAAGGACACATTACATATGATGGCCATGCGATAGATCAATCAATGTATAATCGAATTGGCTACTTACCAGAAGAACGTGGTTTACATCCCAAAATGACTGTTGAAGATGAACTAACATATCTTGCAACACTCAAAGGAATGTCTAAATCTGACATTAAGAAAAATATTGATTATTGGCTCAAACGATTTGCTATTACAGAAAATCGTCATAAGCGCATTGATGCATTATCCAAAGGTAATCAACAAAAAATTCAATTATTAGCAAGTATGTTGCACCAACCTGAATTACTGATATTAGATGAACCTTTTAGTGGATTAGATCCTGTTAATGTTGAATTACTCAAATCAGCCGTAAAGGATTTGAATGATCAAGGTTCAACAATTATTTATAGTTCTCATCGTATGGAACATGTTGAAGAGTTATGTGATGATGTATGTATCTTGAACCATGGTGAACTTGTAGTTTCAGGTGACATACATGACGTGAAAGCATCACATGGTTATAAACAAGTTATCATTGAAACGGATAAATCAATGCCTGACATAGCAGATATTGAAGGTGTGTTGGATATTGAAACCAATAAACGCCATATTAAAGTGACGATACAAGATGAATCCGTTGCAGAAAATGTATATCATCAAGTCATCTCTCATGGATATGTACGTCGATTCCAAGTGTTAGAGCCTTCTCTGAAAGACATCTTTATTGATAAGGTGGGTGATTTACATGAATAA
- a CDS encoding ABC transporter permease: protein MNKFWATFGLTYKSKVKSKSFIIFMAIVIILMIALSNADKIMDMFKGDGDQIGIVTNSEPIYKAIKQQGNVIDEDSSFKKVNKQEAKKQVKNEKLKEAYIIKLKDKQQLSATIISKESVSQEKEQKVNGILTSIQSKLVASQLHLNNNDLKKLQSQSKVDSQVLSDKKNQQLNEGQKLLNLVLVYAILMLMFFIVFNYATQVAMEIATEKTSRVIEMIITSVSPITHIMAKIAGVIAVALTQIVMIVVVAIICIFAFDLKRMLKGFDVSMSHITWQVLIVGLLCMIIGILTYVLLAAILGSLATRIEDINQTLMPLTLFAMIAFYIAIFSMFKPEILLIKITSFIPFLAPFELLVRAQSTELQIWEIIVSILISVVVMLILLWIAVKTYKDSVLTFEKGLFNTIKKVMKK, encoded by the coding sequence ATGAATAAATTTTGGGCTACATTCGGCCTTACTTATAAGAGTAAAGTGAAATCTAAATCCTTTATCATCTTCATGGCGATTGTCATTATTTTAATGATAGCATTATCCAATGCCGATAAAATCATGGATATGTTTAAAGGTGACGGTGATCAAATCGGTATCGTAACGAATAGTGAACCCATATATAAAGCCATTAAGCAACAAGGAAATGTGATTGATGAAGATTCTTCATTTAAGAAGGTAAATAAACAAGAAGCTAAGAAGCAAGTAAAAAATGAAAAGCTAAAAGAAGCCTATATCATTAAGCTGAAAGATAAACAACAGTTATCAGCAACTATTATCAGTAAAGAAAGTGTCTCACAAGAAAAAGAGCAAAAAGTAAATGGGATACTGACATCAATTCAATCAAAACTAGTCGCATCGCAACTACATCTCAATAACAATGATTTGAAAAAATTACAGTCTCAAAGTAAGGTTGACAGTCAAGTCCTCTCAGATAAGAAAAATCAACAATTGAATGAAGGTCAAAAACTACTTAATTTAGTTCTAGTGTATGCGATACTAATGTTGATGTTCTTTATTGTTTTCAATTATGCAACGCAGGTCGCAATGGAAATTGCTACAGAGAAAACATCAAGAGTCATTGAAATGATTATTACTAGTGTGTCGCCCATTACTCATATTATGGCTAAGATTGCAGGGGTTATCGCTGTCGCGTTAACACAAATCGTAATGATTGTTGTTGTAGCTATCATTTGTATCTTTGCCTTTGATTTAAAACGAATGTTAAAAGGTTTCGATGTATCCATGAGTCATATCACTTGGCAAGTTTTAATCGTAGGTCTGTTATGTATGATTATAGGCATCTTAACATACGTATTGTTAGCAGCTATATTAGGTTCTTTAGCAACAAGAATTGAAGATATTAATCAAACGTTAATGCCATTAACGTTATTTGCAATGATTGCTTTTTATATCGCGATTTTTAGTATGTTTAAACCAGAAATATTATTAATAAAAATCACTAGTTTTATTCCATTTTTAGCACCTTTTGAATTGTTAGTACGTGCTCAATCGACTGAGTTACAAATTTGGGAAATCATCGTTAGTATATTAATCTCAGTTGTAGTCATGCTTATTTTATTATGGATTGCTGTTAAAACATATAAAGATTCTGTATTAACTTTTGAAAAAGGACTTTTTAACACCATTAAAAAGGTTATGAAAAAATAA
- a CDS encoding CPBP family intramembrane glutamic endopeptidase, whose translation MKNNRISGFQWALTIFVFFVVTMALFIILRDFQAALGVKRFVFDITDLSPFIAAIICLLVFKHKKEQMASLKFTFSLKVIERLLLALIIPLFIFIIGMFCFNTFADSFILLQASDLSVSIFAILIGHLIMAFVVEFGFRSYLQHIVETKMNTLFASIVVGIIYSIFNANTTYGLEFAGYHFLYTFAFSMIVGELIRATNGRTIYIATLFHAAMSFGLVFLFSEEIGDLFSMKVIALATTAVGLIYIISSLIIRAIFYKKTNQSLDEVEPNNYLDHVNDDKDNDYSETNHDYSSRSDDHDHHKDALDSRHQDNKHDIQNHDDAHDSDSTDHLKEHSSYKQDRRSSVVSDLQDEIKQTEEHSPNNKY comes from the coding sequence ATGAAAAACAATCGAATTTCTGGGTTTCAATGGGCACTGACAATATTTGTGTTTTTTGTCGTAACAATGGCCCTATTCATAATACTTAGAGATTTCCAAGCAGCATTAGGGGTGAAACGTTTTGTATTCGACATTACAGATCTTTCCCCATTTATTGCAGCTATCATATGTCTACTTGTCTTTAAACATAAAAAAGAACAAATGGCGAGTTTAAAATTCACTTTTAGTCTCAAAGTTATTGAGCGTTTATTACTCGCATTAATCATACCTTTATTTATTTTTATTATCGGTATGTTCTGCTTCAATACATTTGCAGATAGTTTTATATTACTACAGGCATCTGATTTATCTGTGTCAATATTCGCAATTTTAATTGGTCATTTAATTATGGCGTTCGTAGTAGAATTTGGTTTCCGTTCATATTTGCAACACATCGTTGAAACTAAGATGAACACATTATTTGCTAGTATTGTTGTAGGTATCATTTACTCTATATTTAATGCTAATACAACATACGGCCTTGAATTCGCTGGCTATCATTTCTTATATACATTTGCTTTCTCAATGATTGTGGGTGAGTTAATTAGAGCCACTAATGGACGTACTATTTATATTGCTACGCTTTTCCACGCAGCAATGTCATTTGGTTTAGTATTCTTGTTTAGTGAAGAAATTGGCGATTTATTCTCTATGAAAGTCATCGCCTTAGCTACAACTGCGGTTGGTTTAATCTATATCATTTCAAGCTTAATCATTCGTGCTATCTTTTATAAAAAGACGAATCAAAGTTTAGACGAAGTAGAACCTAATAATTATTTAGATCACGTTAACGATGATAAGGACAATGATTATTCTGAAACTAATCATGATTATAGTTCAAGATCAGACGATCATGACCACCATAAAGACGCATTAGATTCTAGACATCAAGATAATAAACACGACATTCAAAACCATGATGATGCCCATGACTCTGATTCAACTGATCATTTAAAAGAACATTCATCATATAAACAAGATCGTCGCTCATCTGTTGTTTCTGATTTACAAGATGAAATCAAACAGACTGAAGAACATAGCCCTAACAATAAATATTAA
- a CDS encoding DUF4097 family beta strand repeat-containing protein: MKKLVLTLFIFGLILSIGFGIGVFSEWKTLASKKDNGTKLNKVYKERINSINLDVDESDIEIKHGSKFSIKEKGNEDKKVNSSVKNGKWHISDQDHQSNINFRIGYMTKHKLVITVPKVIDHLTVKGDSGDVTIDNIISKNTDITVDSSDIFLKDSKLGKLKVNNDSGDISTTHIEFTNRKVNNDSGDIELSKSVPDQPLYVSNDSGDITLNYQHHPKNTTFIAHNDSGESKFDNKGFKRHRIGKGDNNVEMFNDSGDINVQ; the protein is encoded by the coding sequence ATGAAAAAGCTAGTCTTAACGTTATTTATTTTTGGACTAATTTTAAGTATTGGTTTTGGTATAGGCGTTTTTTCAGAATGGAAAACATTAGCTTCAAAGAAAGACAATGGCACTAAGTTAAATAAAGTTTATAAAGAGCGTATTAATAGCATTAACTTAGATGTTGATGAAAGTGATATTGAAATCAAACATGGTAGTAAGTTCTCAATTAAAGAAAAAGGCAACGAAGATAAGAAAGTCAATAGTAGTGTGAAAAATGGGAAGTGGCATATTAGTGATCAAGACCATCAATCAAATATTAATTTTAGAATTGGTTACATGACAAAGCACAAATTAGTAATCACAGTTCCAAAAGTGATTGATCATTTAACTGTAAAAGGTGACTCTGGTGATGTCACTATCGACAATATAATAAGTAAGAATACAGATATTACGGTAGATTCATCAGATATTTTCTTGAAAGATAGTAAGCTAGGAAAACTAAAAGTAAACAATGATTCAGGAGATATATCAACAACTCACATTGAATTCACCAACCGCAAAGTAAACAATGATTCAGGCGATATAGAATTGAGTAAGAGTGTTCCAGATCAACCCTTATATGTATCGAACGATAGTGGAGATATTACTTTGAATTATCAACATCACCCTAAAAACACAACATTTATTGCACATAATGATTCAGGAGAATCAAAGTTTGATAACAAAGGATTTAAGCGTCATCGAATTGGAAAAGGGGACAATAACGTCGAGATGTTTAATGACTCTGGGGATATCAACGTGCAATAA
- a CDS encoding MOSC domain-containing protein produces the protein MIPVYAISTGKIESLQYNEAKPMQSAINKQPFKGQMWLSKLGFVDDEQAYKDHGGPDKAICCFSKSNYDMYRDDLLDMPDYAMFGENLTIEDLDESNVYFGNQYQLGDAIIEVSEIREPCWKIQAKYGISDLVKRMSQSGKTGFYCRVIKEGFVNQHHHLELIKEAELDTQLSVQTLNDIYYNDRKNADRIALALKNPYLSAKRYEKLEKMYQRATK, from the coding sequence ATGATACCAGTGTATGCTATTTCTACCGGAAAGATAGAATCGCTACAATACAATGAGGCTAAACCCATGCAATCAGCAATTAATAAACAACCTTTTAAAGGTCAAATGTGGTTGTCAAAATTAGGATTTGTTGATGATGAACAAGCTTATAAAGATCATGGTGGTCCAGATAAAGCGATATGTTGTTTTAGTAAATCGAACTATGACATGTATCGTGATGACTTACTTGATATGCCAGACTACGCCATGTTTGGTGAGAATTTGACAATCGAAGATTTAGATGAAAGTAACGTTTATTTCGGCAACCAATATCAATTAGGCGATGCAATTATCGAAGTTTCTGAAATTCGAGAACCCTGCTGGAAAATCCAAGCAAAGTACGGGATTTCTGATTTAGTCAAACGTATGTCTCAATCAGGAAAAACAGGTTTTTATTGCCGCGTCATTAAAGAAGGATTTGTGAATCAACATCATCACTTAGAATTAATAAAGGAAGCTGAATTGGACACACAACTCTCTGTACAAACATTAAACGATATTTATTATAACGACAGAAAAAATGCAGACCGAATCGCATTAGCATTGAAGAATCCATATTTATCAGCTAAAAGATATGAGAAACTAGAAAAAATGTATCAACGTGCAACAAAATAA
- a CDS encoding PadR family transcriptional regulator, with amino-acid sequence MNTQFKKGALELIVLLIIKREDQYGYSLVQNISRYMTIAEGTVYPLLRRLVKNGELSTYYQPSSEGPARKYYRLTDQGQERLSLLKEEWQMFSNAVNTFVEESERNE; translated from the coding sequence ATGAACACACAGTTTAAAAAGGGTGCATTAGAACTGATAGTCTTACTTATCATTAAACGAGAAGATCAGTACGGTTATTCTTTAGTACAAAATATTTCTCGTTATATGACGATTGCAGAAGGCACTGTCTATCCTTTGCTACGAAGATTGGTAAAGAACGGAGAACTATCGACGTATTATCAACCATCAAGCGAGGGACCAGCAAGAAAATATTATCGGCTTACCGATCAAGGTCAAGAAAGATTATCATTATTGAAAGAAGAATGGCAAATGTTTTCAAATGCAGTTAATACCTTTGTAGAGGAGAGTGAACGCAATGAATAA
- a CDS encoding ribose 5-phosphate isomerase A, translated as MNDVKQLKLMTLDDVLSQIEDGMTLGIGTGTTIELLVPKIAQLIKEKHYNIIGVCTSNKTAFLAKELNINIVDVNDVEKIDLAIDGADEVDPQLNLIKGGGGALFREKVIDEMADRFVVIADENKVVNYLGETFKLPVEVDKFNWYQVAKKIETIGGVTTRRRVTDDVPFTTDNGNYILDCALPKGIDPYEMHEFLIHITGVLETGYFLDVADQAIIGTQQGVKKMNRQD; from the coding sequence ATGAATGATGTAAAACAACTTAAATTGATGACGCTTGATGATGTTTTAAGTCAAATCGAGGATGGTATGACACTTGGTATTGGAACAGGAACTACAATTGAGTTATTAGTGCCTAAAATTGCTCAACTTATTAAAGAAAAGCATTATAATATTATCGGTGTTTGTACTTCTAATAAGACGGCGTTTTTAGCTAAAGAATTAAATATTAATATTGTTGATGTGAATGATGTTGAAAAAATTGATTTAGCTATTGATGGTGCTGACGAAGTAGATCCTCAACTCAACCTCATTAAAGGTGGCGGTGGAGCGCTATTTAGAGAAAAAGTAATCGATGAAATGGCAGACCGTTTTGTGGTTATTGCTGATGAAAACAAAGTTGTTAACTACCTAGGTGAAACATTTAAATTACCGGTTGAAGTAGATAAATTTAACTGGTATCAAGTTGCTAAGAAAATAGAAACAATTGGCGGCGTGACAACACGACGTCGTGTTACGGATGATGTCCCATTTACGACTGATAATGGTAATTATATTTTAGATTGTGCATTACCAAAAGGTATCGATCCTTATGAAATGCATGAATTTTTAATTCATATCACAGGAGTACTAGAAACAGGCTACTTCCTTGATGTTGCTGACCAAGCAATTATTGGAACACAACAAGGTGTTAAGAAGATGAACAGACAAGATTAA
- a CDS encoding YnfA family protein → MMYSFLIFILAGVCEIGGGYLIWLWLREGQPSWLGVIGGLILILYGVIATLQTFPTFGRVYAAYGGVFIVMSLVWSMLIDKNMPDKYDILGALVCLIGVLIMLLPHRA, encoded by the coding sequence ATGATGTATTCATTTCTCATATTTATATTAGCGGGTGTATGTGAAATTGGAGGCGGCTACTTAATATGGTTATGGCTTAGGGAAGGTCAACCATCCTGGCTAGGCGTTATTGGCGGCTTGATACTCATTTTGTATGGTGTGATTGCAACACTACAAACATTTCCAACATTTGGAAGAGTATATGCTGCATACGGGGGCGTATTCATCGTTATGAGTTTAGTTTGGTCTATGCTTATTGATAAGAATATGCCAGATAAATACGATATATTGGGTGCATTAGTCTGTTTAATAGGCGTTTTAATTATGCTGCTGCCACATAGGGCTTAA
- a CDS encoding DNA-3-methyladenine glycosylase, producing MDFRQRSTTDIAKALLGVRIIYQDDQQTYSGYIVETEAYLGIKDRAAHGYGGKRTPKVTSLYQSGGTIYAHVMHTHLLINFVTRDAGVPEGVLIRAIEPEDGIEAMKINRGKSGFEVTNGPGKWTKAFNIPRSIDGATLNQCRLSIDIKHRKYPKSIIESGRIGIPNKGEWTNKPLRYTVKGNPYVSRMKKSDFLNPDDTWK from the coding sequence ATGGATTTTAGACAACGTAGCACAACGGACATTGCTAAAGCTTTACTCGGTGTTCGTATTATATATCAAGATGATCAACAAACATATAGTGGCTATATTGTGGAAACAGAAGCTTATTTAGGTATTAAAGATCGTGCTGCTCACGGATATGGTGGAAAGCGAACACCTAAAGTGACATCTTTATATCAATCAGGTGGTACGATTTATGCACACGTTATGCATACGCATCTACTAATTAACTTTGTGACAAGAGATGCTGGTGTACCTGAAGGTGTGCTTATACGCGCAATTGAACCTGAAGATGGTATTGAAGCTATGAAAATTAATCGTGGCAAAAGTGGGTTTGAAGTAACTAATGGTCCTGGAAAATGGACTAAAGCCTTTAATATTCCACGTTCAATTGATGGCGCTACTTTAAATCAATGTCGCCTTTCTATCGACATCAAACATCGTAAATACCCTAAATCAATTATTGAAAGCGGACGTATAGGCATACCGAATAAAGGCGAATGGACTAACAAACCACTTCGTTACACAGTTAAAGGGAACCCTTATGTTTCTCGAATGAAGAAATCAGACTTCCTAAATCCTGATGACACTTGGAAATAA
- a CDS encoding aldose epimerase family protein, with protein MNVEIEHQRYGVDLIKIDNEETKIVFTNYGARIVSWKYHDNNIVLGNVVEADEFYFDNPFRFGATVGRYGGRISNATFNLEGETYKLEANDGQHHIHGGNHGLDSKLFDYEVIDDLGHVKIIFKTTLQETDDHYPGNMEIKVTHTYDADHCWTIQYEATSTKTTLFNPMNHVYFNLNRDNNVIDNHRVSSSKLNMYPLNEEHMISSDSTLDLQRIFNKDDIYFKDIFESSHDQIAQQVAQFNGLDHPFKVGEQQLSIDNDEFQLDVKTDMPYVVLYTFNQPKNWKSDANIYKAHSGLTIEAQYLPNDINLYGDQAYSILKANEMFYSQTSYQIHEK; from the coding sequence ATGAATGTTGAAATTGAGCATCAAAGATATGGTGTAGACTTAATTAAAATTGATAATGAAGAGACCAAAATTGTGTTTACTAATTATGGTGCAAGAATTGTGTCATGGAAATATCATGACAACAATATTGTATTAGGGAATGTTGTTGAAGCGGATGAATTTTATTTTGATAATCCATTTAGATTTGGGGCGACTGTTGGACGATATGGTGGCCGTATTTCAAATGCGACTTTTAATTTAGAAGGAGAAACATACAAGTTAGAGGCCAACGATGGCCAACATCATATACATGGTGGCAACCATGGTTTAGACTCTAAATTATTTGACTATGAAGTTATAGACGATTTAGGACATGTCAAAATCATTTTCAAAACAACGTTACAAGAAACAGATGATCATTATCCTGGAAATATGGAGATTAAAGTCACTCATACATATGATGCAGATCATTGTTGGACAATTCAATATGAAGCTACATCAACAAAGACTACTTTGTTTAACCCGATGAACCATGTTTATTTTAATCTTAATCGTGATAATAACGTTATTGATAATCATCGAGTGTCTAGTTCTAAATTGAATATGTATCCACTTAATGAGGAGCATATGATCAGTTCAGACAGTACGTTAGATTTACAACGGATATTTAATAAGGACGACATATACTTTAAAGACATATTTGAAAGTAGCCATGATCAAATAGCACAACAAGTGGCTCAATTTAATGGTTTAGATCATCCATTTAAAGTAGGGGAACAACAATTATCAATAGATAATGATGAGTTTCAATTAGATGTTAAAACTGATATGCCTTATGTCGTATTATATACATTTAACCAACCGAAAAATTGGAAAAGTGACGCCAATATTTATAAAGCACATTCGGGTTTAACAATCGAGGCACAATATTTGCCAAATGATATTAACTTATATGGTGATCAAGCTTATTCAATATTAAAAGCTAATGAAATGTTTTATTCACAAACGAGCTATCAAATTCATGAAAAATAA